A genomic window from Streptomyces mirabilis includes:
- a CDS encoding MFS transporter, whose product MGYMVYDLRDVKRARYAVAAVFAVHGAVTGSFATRVPWIQDHASVSTGQLGLALAFPAIGASVAMPLAGRISHRFGARTALRGLLSLWTLSLILPSLAPNIYTLCPALFVYGASAGMADVAMNALGVEIESRLGKSIMSGLHGMWSAGALVGSAGGTLAAHLGSDARLHHALAAGVLTVLGLTACQWVLDLRPAEDEAPPPRFALPPKSALLIGAIGFCAVFSEGASLDWSAVYLKDELGSSAGLAAASTTGFMLTMALARLAGDAVVNRFGAVRTVRAGGGLAVLGGLLVVVADHPAVAMSGFALMGLGIAVVVPLCFAAAGHSGPNPSQAIAGVATITYTSGLVAPSAIGTLAQATSLVVSFGLVTVLACGLAAFAGVLRAGERDRPKVSPAPAAVPDPRP is encoded by the coding sequence ATGGGTTACATGGTCTACGACCTGCGTGACGTGAAGCGGGCGCGGTACGCCGTGGCCGCCGTCTTCGCGGTGCACGGAGCGGTGACGGGCTCGTTCGCCACCCGTGTCCCCTGGATCCAGGACCACGCGTCCGTCAGCACCGGCCAGCTCGGACTGGCCCTCGCGTTCCCGGCGATCGGGGCCTCCGTCGCGATGCCGCTGGCGGGCCGGATCAGCCACCGCTTCGGCGCCCGTACCGCGCTGCGCGGGCTGCTGTCCCTGTGGACGCTGTCGCTGATCCTCCCGTCCCTCGCGCCGAACATCTACACGCTGTGCCCGGCCCTCTTCGTCTACGGCGCGTCGGCGGGCATGGCGGACGTGGCCATGAACGCGCTCGGCGTCGAGATCGAGAGCCGTCTCGGAAAGTCGATCATGTCGGGGCTGCACGGCATGTGGAGCGCGGGCGCCCTGGTCGGCTCGGCGGGCGGCACCCTCGCCGCGCACCTCGGCTCGGATGCGCGCCTGCACCACGCACTGGCGGCCGGGGTCCTGACGGTCCTGGGTCTCACCGCCTGCCAGTGGGTCCTCGACCTGCGACCGGCCGAGGACGAGGCCCCGCCGCCGCGCTTCGCGCTGCCACCGAAGTCCGCCCTGCTCATCGGCGCGATCGGCTTCTGCGCGGTGTTCTCCGAGGGCGCCAGCCTGGACTGGTCGGCGGTCTATCTCAAGGACGAACTGGGCAGCTCGGCCGGTCTCGCGGCGGCGTCGACGACCGGGTTCATGCTGACCATGGCGCTGGCCCGGCTCGCCGGCGACGCGGTGGTGAATCGGTTCGGCGCGGTGCGCACGGTGCGGGCCGGCGGCGGTCTCGCCGTGCTCGGCGGGCTGCTCGTCGTCGTCGCGGACCACCCCGCCGTGGCGATGAGCGGCTTCGCCCTGATGGGTCTCGGCATCGCGGTCGTCGTCCCGCTCTGCTTCGCGGCGGCGGGGCACAGCGGCCCCAACCCCAGTCAGGCCATCGCGGGCGTCGCCACCATCACGTACACCTCCGGCCTGGTCGCGCCGAGTGCGATCGGCACGCTGGCGCAGGCGACGAGCCTGGTGGTGTCGTTCGGGCTGGTCACGGTGCTGGCGTGCGGCCTTGCCGCGTTCGCGGGGGTGCTGCGCGCGGGTGAGCGCGACCGGCCCAAGGTCAGTCCCGCGCCCGCAGCAGTTCCCGACCCACGGCCCTGA
- a CDS encoding glycoside hydrolase family 6 protein, translating to MVAAASVVVAVGGVTGMMSALDRERPSDDARPLVTRSPGLRPPPAVPAPSPSGTSVAPSPSWHSPSPKPSPTPSPSGKEPATVAAPALLYSHPDSQVLDWVASHPGDHRRAVIESRIADRPAAVWFADFTPATITARVRAVTAGAAAEGRVPVVVPYAIPQRDCGGASQGGAPDFAAYDGWIDDFAAGLGDDEVIVILEPDSVAQAGCLPVTDRAARFASLARAGRVLKAADPRARVYYDAGHSAWNPAAEQAALLARAGAASAASSDGVFTNVSNFHRTSDEIAYARQVLSALGGPASLGAVIDTSRNGNGAPADGEWCDPAGRKIGRAPTLNTGEARIDAYLWVKLPGESDGCKGTPGTFSAEYAYELAR from the coding sequence ATGGTCGCGGCGGCCTCGGTGGTCGTGGCGGTCGGCGGAGTGACGGGGATGATGTCCGCCCTCGACCGCGAGCGCCCCTCCGACGACGCCCGACCGCTGGTGACCCGCTCGCCCGGCCTTCGGCCGCCGCCCGCCGTACCGGCTCCCTCCCCGTCCGGGACCTCCGTCGCGCCGTCCCCGTCCTGGCACTCCCCGTCCCCGAAGCCGAGCCCGACGCCCTCCCCGAGCGGGAAGGAGCCGGCGACCGTGGCCGCCCCCGCCCTGCTCTACAGCCACCCCGACTCCCAGGTCCTGGACTGGGTCGCGTCCCACCCCGGCGACCACCGGCGCGCCGTCATCGAGTCCCGGATCGCCGACCGCCCGGCCGCCGTCTGGTTCGCCGACTTCACCCCCGCCACCATCACCGCGCGGGTCAGGGCGGTGACCGCGGGCGCCGCGGCCGAGGGCCGGGTCCCGGTCGTCGTGCCGTACGCGATCCCGCAGCGCGACTGCGGCGGGGCCTCACAGGGCGGCGCGCCCGACTTCGCCGCGTACGACGGCTGGATCGACGACTTCGCGGCGGGCCTCGGCGACGACGAGGTCATCGTCATCCTGGAGCCCGACTCGGTCGCCCAGGCCGGCTGCCTCCCCGTGACCGACCGGGCCGCCCGCTTCGCCTCGCTGGCCCGCGCCGGCCGCGTCCTCAAGGCCGCCGACCCCCGGGCCCGCGTCTACTACGACGCCGGCCACTCCGCCTGGAACCCGGCCGCCGAGCAGGCCGCGCTCCTCGCACGGGCGGGCGCCGCGTCGGCCGCCTCCTCCGACGGTGTCTTCACCAACGTGTCCAATTTCCACCGTACGAGCGACGAGATCGCGTACGCCCGGCAGGTGCTGTCCGCACTGGGCGGCCCCGCGAGCCTGGGCGCCGTCATCGACACCAGCCGCAACGGCAACGGCGCCCCGGCCGACGGGGAGTGGTGCGATCCGGCGGGCCGGAAGATCGGCCGGGCGCCGACCCTGAACACCGGGGAGGCCAGGATCGACGCCTATCTCTGGGTGAAGCTGCCGGGGGAGTCGGACGGGTGCAAGGGCACGCCGGGGACCTTCTCGGCGGAGTACGCCTATGAGCTGGCGCGCTGA
- a CDS encoding acyl-CoA thioesterase, with translation MTAEAPAAPALSYGRLLPVTVHFDDLDALGLLHNARYPVMVERAWTALWNDQGFLAFEGDWEAAGDFCNAVKELRISYEAPINRPGEYAVHLWLERLGNTGLTYGFRFCSAGGALTYAHGTRVLVRLDAATLRPTSWSDRFRAVGRELLRARD, from the coding sequence GTGACCGCCGAAGCGCCCGCAGCCCCCGCCCTCTCCTACGGGCGGCTCCTCCCCGTCACCGTCCACTTCGACGACCTGGACGCACTCGGCCTGCTCCACAACGCCCGCTACCCGGTCATGGTCGAACGCGCCTGGACCGCCCTGTGGAACGACCAGGGCTTCCTCGCCTTCGAGGGCGACTGGGAGGCGGCGGGCGACTTCTGCAACGCCGTCAAGGAGCTGCGGATCAGCTACGAGGCCCCGATCAACCGCCCCGGCGAGTACGCCGTCCACCTCTGGCTGGAGCGCCTGGGGAACACCGGACTGACGTACGGATTCCGCTTCTGCTCGGCCGGCGGCGCGCTCACGTACGCGCACGGCACGCGGGTCCTCGTCAGGCTCGACGCCGCGACGCTGCGTCCCACGTCCTGGAGCGACCGCTTCAGGGCCGTGGGTCGGGAACTGCTGCGGGCGCGGGACTGA
- a CDS encoding TIGR03619 family F420-dependent LLM class oxidoreductase yields the protein MAARLGLSLPQTRQFDIGRDVPDVARTAEEIGYESLWVFERALFPDPATQGLYGVPNLPWPDLYRGVAEPLVTLTLAAAATRRARLGTSVLVAPLHGPFQLARALATLDAASGGRVVAGLGTGWSLDEYAAAGVAPFEERGQVLDEVLDVCRAVWGPDPVSYEGRLTRIESAVVAPKPARPIPILLPAFSKKALTRLVDRGDGWQPVAQGGADQLAAQWRQVQDFAAERGRTEPIQSVARINTRYSAKAYDGADRQPFQGNVDQIVSDLVPYTEIGLDEYFVDLQDGPRDAEELKDLAAEVYAAARAAGI from the coding sequence ATGGCTGCTCGGCTGGGTCTGAGTCTTCCTCAAACACGCCAGTTCGACATCGGTCGTGACGTCCCGGACGTGGCGCGCACGGCTGAGGAGATCGGCTACGAGAGTCTGTGGGTGTTCGAGCGCGCCCTGTTCCCGGACCCCGCCACGCAGGGGCTGTACGGCGTCCCGAACCTGCCCTGGCCCGACTTGTACCGCGGCGTCGCCGAGCCGCTGGTGACCCTGACGCTCGCCGCGGCGGCCACGCGGCGGGCGCGGCTGGGCACCAGCGTCCTGGTCGCCCCGTTGCACGGCCCGTTCCAGCTGGCCAGGGCCCTGGCCACCCTGGACGCGGCGAGCGGCGGCCGGGTCGTGGCGGGCCTCGGTACCGGCTGGTCGCTCGACGAGTACGCGGCGGCGGGCGTGGCGCCGTTCGAGGAGCGGGGCCAGGTCCTGGACGAGGTCCTCGACGTGTGCCGCGCGGTGTGGGGCCCGGACCCGGTGTCGTACGAGGGCCGCCTGACCAGGATCGAGTCGGCCGTGGTCGCCCCGAAGCCGGCCCGGCCGATCCCGATCCTGCTGCCCGCCTTCAGCAAGAAGGCGCTGACCCGGCTCGTGGACCGCGGCGACGGCTGGCAGCCCGTGGCCCAGGGAGGCGCCGACCAACTCGCCGCCCAGTGGCGGCAGGTGCAGGACTTCGCGGCCGAGCGCGGGCGCACCGAGCCGATCCAGTCGGTGGCGCGGATCAACACGCGTTACTCCGCCAAGGCCTACGACGGCGCGGACCGCCAGCCCTTCCAGGGCAACGTCGACCAGATCGTGTCGGACCTGGTGCCGTACACCGAGATCGGCCTCGACGAGTACTTCGTCGACCTCCAGGACGGCCCGCGGGACGCCGAGGAGCTCAAGGACCTGGCCGCCGAGGTGTACGCG
- a CDS encoding uracil-xanthine permease family protein — translation MDLGVRWKLHGDGRTPAPGAVVRPDERLSWPRTIGLGAQHVVAMFGASFVAPVLMGLNPNLAIMMSGFATVIFLLATRGRVPSYLGCSLSFVGVAAVIRAQGGTSATVTGAVFVVGVALFLVGLAVQRFGARIIHAAMPPIVTGAVVMLIGFNLAPVTASTYWPQDQWTALLTMLLTGLAVVCLRGFWSRIAIFLGLLFGYGISWVFDRIFGKIHSVDASGKLTDHWRLNLSGVGKADWIGLPSFHGPSFQWSAILVALPVVIALVAENAGHVKAVGEMTGDPLDDELGTAISADGVASMLSTAVGGPPNTTYSENIGVMAATRVYSTAAYWAAAGFALLFGLCPKFGAIVAAIPGGVLGGITVILYGMIGLLGAQIWLNARVDLRNPLNLVPAAAGIIIGVGGVSLKFTDNFSLSGIALGTLVVITGYHALRAMAPAHLTTDEPLLDSGTSSYDEADDQRASS, via the coding sequence ATGGACCTCGGTGTGCGCTGGAAACTGCACGGCGACGGGCGAACGCCCGCGCCCGGAGCGGTTGTCCGCCCCGATGAACGCCTCTCGTGGCCGCGCACGATCGGGCTCGGCGCCCAGCACGTGGTGGCGATGTTCGGGGCGTCGTTCGTGGCACCGGTGCTCATGGGTCTGAACCCGAACCTCGCGATCATGATGTCCGGCTTCGCGACGGTCATCTTCCTGCTCGCCACCCGCGGCCGGGTGCCCAGCTACCTCGGCTGTTCGCTCTCCTTCGTGGGCGTCGCCGCGGTGATCCGCGCGCAGGGCGGCACCAGCGCCACGGTGACGGGCGCGGTGTTCGTCGTGGGCGTCGCGCTGTTCCTGGTGGGCCTGGCCGTGCAGCGGTTCGGGGCGCGGATCATCCATGCCGCGATGCCACCGATCGTGACGGGCGCCGTCGTCATGCTGATCGGTTTCAACCTGGCGCCGGTGACGGCGTCCACGTACTGGCCGCAGGACCAGTGGACGGCGCTGCTCACCATGCTGCTCACCGGTCTGGCAGTCGTCTGCCTGCGCGGTTTCTGGTCACGGATCGCGATCTTCCTGGGCCTGCTCTTCGGGTACGGGATCTCCTGGGTCTTCGACCGGATCTTCGGAAAGATCCACTCGGTGGACGCGAGCGGCAAGCTCACCGACCACTGGCGGCTGAACCTCTCCGGCGTCGGCAAGGCGGACTGGATCGGGCTGCCGTCCTTCCACGGCCCGTCCTTCCAGTGGTCGGCGATCCTCGTCGCGCTGCCGGTCGTGATCGCGCTGGTCGCCGAGAACGCGGGGCACGTCAAGGCCGTCGGCGAGATGACCGGCGATCCGCTGGACGACGAGCTGGGCACCGCGATCTCCGCGGACGGCGTCGCCTCCATGCTCTCCACGGCGGTCGGCGGCCCGCCCAACACCACGTACTCCGAGAACATCGGCGTGATGGCCGCGACCCGCGTCTACTCCACGGCCGCCTACTGGGCCGCCGCGGGCTTCGCCCTCCTCTTCGGCCTCTGCCCCAAGTTCGGCGCGATCGTGGCCGCGATCCCGGGCGGCGTGCTCGGCGGCATCACCGTCATCCTGTACGGCATGATCGGCCTGCTCGGCGCCCAGATCTGGCTCAACGCCCGGGTCGACCTGCGCAATCCGCTGAACCTGGTGCCGGCCGCCGCGGGCATCATCATCGGCGTCGGCGGCGTCTCCCTGAAGTTCACGGACAACTTCTCACTCAGCGGCATCGCGCTCGGCACGCTCGTCGTGATCACCGGCTACCACGCGCTGCGGGCGATGGCCCCGGCCCACCTGACGACCGATGAGCCGCTGCTGGACTCCGGCACGTCCTCGTACGACGAGGCGGACGATCAGCGCGCCAGCTCATAG
- a CDS encoding alginate lyase family protein, with the protein MSARPRLAVLLAAVATFAAVVVPSASAHAAPKAPRTAVLDGARLQQTRLRLDRGDPQLKRTLEGLTARADNWLPQGPWTVVDKPKPAPGGDVHDYLSQAPYWWPSQPKTADNPWGCPYVQRDGQRNPEVDTGTDRQDVEKVFDSTYDLALAWYYTGRKQYAEKAATVLRTWFLAPATRMNPNLDHGQFIPCKYDGRAIGIIDFSQSYTSVLDAIAILETGAPGWSKSDRTAMRAWNTDFRDWLENSAFGGEEGAAKNNHGTFYDMQLAALAYATGDEDLARRTVLGAESKRIDPQVSADGSQPQELTRTRSWHYSTFDLVAYTRLAAIGRHVGVNLWRYTGPDGQTLAKAVDYLLPAATGAAPWPYPELEFHRYAASDIVHAAADAGDRAAQAAVPKLETPPGGDLWTLRPAAEQLDSIAG; encoded by the coding sequence ATGAGTGCACGACCCCGTCTGGCTGTCCTCCTCGCCGCCGTGGCCACCTTCGCGGCGGTCGTCGTCCCCTCCGCCTCGGCCCACGCGGCGCCGAAGGCCCCCCGGACCGCCGTCCTCGACGGCGCGCGGCTCCAGCAGACCCGGCTCCGCCTCGACCGCGGGGATCCCCAACTGAAGCGCACGCTCGAGGGCTTGACGGCCCGCGCCGACAACTGGCTGCCCCAGGGCCCCTGGACGGTCGTCGACAAGCCCAAGCCCGCCCCCGGCGGCGACGTCCACGACTACCTGAGCCAGGCCCCGTATTGGTGGCCCTCCCAGCCGAAGACCGCCGACAACCCCTGGGGCTGCCCGTACGTCCAGCGCGACGGCCAGCGCAACCCCGAGGTCGACACCGGCACCGACCGCCAGGACGTCGAGAAGGTCTTCGACTCGACGTACGACCTCGCGCTCGCCTGGTACTACACCGGCAGGAAGCAGTACGCCGAGAAGGCCGCCACCGTCCTGCGCACCTGGTTCCTCGCCCCGGCCACCCGGATGAACCCGAACCTCGACCACGGGCAGTTCATCCCCTGCAAGTACGACGGCCGGGCCATCGGCATCATCGACTTCTCGCAGTCCTACACCAGCGTCCTGGACGCGATCGCGATCCTGGAGACGGGCGCCCCCGGCTGGTCGAAGAGCGACCGCACCGCCATGCGCGCCTGGAACACCGACTTCCGCGACTGGCTGGAGAACAGCGCCTTCGGCGGCGAGGAGGGCGCCGCCAAGAACAACCACGGCACCTTCTACGACATGCAGCTCGCCGCCCTGGCGTACGCGACCGGCGACGAGGACCTCGCCCGCCGGACCGTCCTCGGCGCGGAGTCCAAGCGGATCGACCCGCAGGTTTCCGCGGACGGCAGCCAGCCCCAGGAGCTCACCCGCACCCGCAGCTGGCACTACTCGACCTTCGACCTCGTCGCCTACACCCGCCTCGCGGCCATCGGCCGGCACGTCGGCGTGAACCTGTGGCGGTACACGGGGCCGGACGGCCAGACCCTGGCCAAGGCGGTCGACTATCTGCTGCCCGCCGCGACGGGCGCCGCGCCGTGGCCCTACCCGGAGCTGGAGTTCCACCGCTACGCGGCGAGCGACATCGTGCACGCGGCGGCCGACGCGGGGGACCGGGCGGCCCAGGCCGCGGTGCCGAAACTGGAGACACCGCCCGGCGGCGACCTGTGGACACTGCGGCCTGCCGCCGAGCAGCTGGACTCGATCGCCGGCTGA
- a CDS encoding ROK family transcriptional regulator: MPASPSTARAINDRVALRLLQQEGPLTAGQLKQLTGLSRPTVADLVERLTAAGLIEVVGESGEQRRGPNARLHGIVADRAHLAALDVRTEGVSVVVSDLLGRELARASVPIADDTGTGPAVEQAVTLVERAAKEAGAERLHTVGVGAPGLIDPATGELRDSSGLPEWHRRLVAALQERLPARVIVENETNLAALAEQRDGAARDRDTFVLLWLGHGTGAAVVLDGRLRRGASGGTGEIGFLPVPGTSTLPSATDCEGGFHSLAGSAAIAELAAGHGLVATAVSPGEPEAAALVRQAVANLSPPSLSPSPSAFSGADRFLSALADRLAIGAASVVAVLDPGCVVLGGEVGQVGGEVLAARVGERLALMSPLPVEVRASALGGGAVLRGALLTARESAQDDLFAPRSR, encoded by the coding sequence ATGCCCGCATCACCGAGCACCGCCCGGGCCATCAACGACCGCGTCGCGCTGCGCCTGCTCCAGCAGGAAGGCCCCCTGACGGCAGGGCAGTTGAAGCAGCTCACCGGACTGTCCCGGCCCACCGTCGCCGACCTCGTCGAACGCCTCACGGCCGCCGGACTGATCGAGGTGGTGGGGGAGTCGGGGGAACAGCGCCGCGGCCCCAACGCCCGTCTTCACGGGATCGTCGCCGACCGGGCCCATCTCGCCGCCCTCGACGTCCGCACCGAGGGCGTCTCGGTCGTCGTCTCCGATCTCCTCGGCAGGGAACTGGCCCGGGCGTCGGTGCCGATCGCGGACGACACCGGCACCGGGCCCGCCGTCGAGCAGGCGGTCACGCTGGTCGAACGCGCGGCCAAGGAGGCCGGGGCGGAGCGCCTGCACACGGTCGGCGTCGGAGCCCCCGGTCTCATCGACCCCGCCACCGGCGAACTCCGCGACTCCTCCGGCCTGCCCGAGTGGCACCGCCGCCTGGTCGCCGCCCTCCAGGAACGGCTGCCCGCCCGCGTGATCGTCGAGAACGAGACGAACCTCGCCGCCCTCGCGGAGCAGCGTGACGGCGCCGCCCGCGATCGCGACACGTTCGTCCTGCTCTGGCTCGGCCACGGCACCGGTGCGGCCGTCGTCCTCGACGGCAGACTCCGTCGTGGGGCGTCCGGCGGCACGGGCGAGATCGGCTTCCTGCCGGTACCGGGCACGTCGACGCTGCCCTCGGCGACGGACTGCGAGGGCGGGTTCCACTCCCTGGCGGGGTCCGCCGCGATCGCGGAACTCGCGGCTGGCCACGGGTTGGTGGCGACAGCGGTGTCGCCCGGCGAACCGGAGGCGGCTGCGCTGGTGAGGCAAGCGGTGGCGAACCTTTCCCCTCCCTCCCTCTCCCCTTCCCCTTCGGCTTTCTCCGGAGCCGACCGCTTCCTCTCCGCCCTCGCCGACCGCCTCGCCATCGGCGCGGCGTCCGTGGTGGCCGTTCTCGACCCCGGGTGCGTGGTGCTCGGCGGTGAGGTGGGGCAGGTGGGCGGGGAGGTGCTGGCCGCGCGGGTCGGCGAGCGACTCGCCCTGATGTCCCCGCTGCCGGTCGAGGTACGCGCGAGCGCGCTGGGTGGCGGCGCGGTACTCCGCGGAGCCCTCCTGACCGCCCGAGAATCAGCCCAGGACGACCTCTTCGCGCCGCGCTCCCGGTAA
- a CDS encoding DUF5995 family protein: MTQLEQFSTPVDAIASRMRTLAATLPERDGIAVFNRVYLTVTEEVERRLDAGEFPDGEAAVTLDVRFAERYLRVAEEGSPPACWRPLFQFRRHPGVRPLQFALAGINAHIGHDLALAVVDTCRTLRCEPADLEDEFERVGDLLVSLEERVREDLMPGPDLLQIADPLTHLLGSWSLERARDAAWSAARALWALRGLPDLAEEFADRLGAAVGLAGRMLLTPLGDRSGHIAAYGT; encoded by the coding sequence ATGACGCAGTTGGAACAGTTCTCCACCCCCGTGGACGCGATCGCCTCCCGGATGCGCACCCTGGCGGCGACCCTGCCGGAGCGTGACGGAATCGCGGTCTTCAACCGCGTCTACCTCACCGTCACCGAGGAGGTGGAACGGCGCCTGGACGCGGGGGAATTCCCGGACGGCGAGGCCGCGGTCACGCTGGATGTACGGTTCGCCGAGCGCTATCTGCGCGTGGCCGAGGAGGGGTCCCCGCCCGCCTGCTGGCGCCCGCTGTTCCAGTTCCGGCGCCATCCGGGAGTACGCCCGCTGCAGTTCGCGCTCGCGGGCATCAATGCGCACATCGGACACGATCTGGCGCTCGCCGTCGTGGACACCTGCCGTACCCTGCGCTGCGAACCAGCCGATCTGGAGGACGAGTTCGAGCGCGTGGGTGACCTCCTCGTCTCGCTGGAGGAGCGCGTCCGCGAAGATCTGATGCCGGGCCCCGACCTCCTCCAGATCGCCGATCCGCTCACCCATCTCCTCGGTTCGTGGAGCCTGGAGAGGGCCCGCGACGCGGCCTGGTCGGCGGCGCGGGCCCTGTGGGCGCTGCGCGGACTCCCCGACCTCGCCGAGGAGTTCGCCGACCGTCTCGGCGCCGCGGTCGGCCTGGCGGGCCGGATGCTGCTCACGCCCCTGGGGGACCGATCCGGCCATATCGCCGCGTACGGCACGTAA